The proteins below are encoded in one region of Pleuronectes platessa chromosome 12, fPlePla1.1, whole genome shotgun sequence:
- the thbs2a gene encoding thrombospondin-2 — protein sequence MILRRSLFLLLLSFNFLHALPEDGEQEDETSFDLFEISQISRKTLGAKQFRGQNSDVPAYRFIRFDHIPPVSAPILKQILQQIQNNEGFVFVASIRQDRASRGTLMALEGPDGRRQFEIVSNGRANTLDLVYWVDGSQNVVSFEDVDLSDSQWKNITLHVHGENANLYVGCSLIDSFILDEPFYEHLRAEGSRMYVAKGSIRENHFRGLLQNVRFIFDTPVEDVLLTRDCEATKQDDANIVSESAEIVDVSPSITTNIIGQKTDEMGADMCERSCEELSTMFQELQGLRHVVSNLIDGLQKVTEENTLMKEALGRIKNPKEKNMCWQDGRLFDDGEDWVVDSCTKCTCQESKIVCHQITCPPVACATPSFIDEECCPVCLPKYSEDGWSPWSEWTECTVTCGTGTQQRGRSCDATSNPCTGPSIQTRKCSLSRCDSRVRQDGGWSLWSPWSSCSVTCGEGQITRIRHCNAPMPQLGGKDCEGSGRETQRCTAEPCPVDGGWGPWSPWATCSATCGGGVRSRTRECNSPQPQYGGKKCIGEADDSDSCIKKECPIDGCLSNPCFGGVDCNSSPDGSWECGPCPVGLRGNGTHCEDINECDMVPDVCFKVIGSRRCINTDPGFHCLPCPKRYKGNQPFGIGVESANKNKQVCEPENPCKDKTHNCHRFAECIYISHFNDPMYKCECRTGYAGDGFICGEDSDLDGWPNQNLVCGANATYHCKKDNCPSLPNSGQEDFDKDGQGDACDKDDDNDGIIDERDNCALLFNPRQFDFDKDEVGDRCDNCPYEHNPAQIDTDHNGEGDACAVDIDGDEILNENDNCPYVYNVEQKDTDMDGVGDQCDNCPMLHNPDQTDVDSDLVGDQCDNNQDIDEDGHQNNLDNCPYVANANQADHDKDGKGDACDYDDDNDDIPDDKDNCRLTPNTDQLDSDGDGRGDACKDDFDNDSIPDFLDVCPENNAITATDFRKFQMVHLDPKGTTQIDPNWVVRHQGKELVQTANSDPGIAVGFDEFNAVDFSGTMYVNTDRDDDYAGFVFGYQSSGRFYVVMWKQITQTYWEDKPSKAFGISGVSLKVVNSTTGTGENLRNALWHTGNTPGQVRTLWHDPKNIGWKDYTAYRWHLIHRPKTGFIRVVVYEGKQIMADSGPVYDKTFAGGRLGLFVFSQELVFFSDLKYECRDKPELSTMFTR from the exons ATGATACTCAGGAGAAGTCTCTTCTTGCTGCTCTTATCGTTTAACTTCCTCCATGCATTGCCTGAAG ATGGTGAGCAGGAGGACGAGACATCCTTCGACTTGTTTGAAATTAGCCAGATCTCGCGCAAAACTCTCGGGGCCAAACAGTTCCGGGGCCAAAACTCAGACGTCCCTGCCTACCGCTTCATCCGCTTCGACCACATCCCCCCAGTGAGCGCCcccatattaaaacaaatactaCAACAGATCCAAAACAATGAGGGCTTTGTGTTCGTGGCCAGCATACGCCAGGACCGGGCCTCGAGGGGCACCCTGATGGCTTTGGAGGGCCCTGATGGCCGGCGCCAGTTCGAGATCGTGTCCAACGGACGGGCCAACACTCTTGACCTGGTGTACTGGGTGGACGGCTCGCAGAACGTGGTGTCGTTCGAGGACGTGGACCTGTCAGACTCGCAGTGGAAGAATATCACACTTCACGTTCACGGGGAAAACGCCAACCTGTATGTGGGCTGCAGCCTGATAGACAGCTTCATCCTGGATGAGCCGTTCTATGAGCACCTGCGGGCTGAGGGAAGCCGCATGTATGTTGCGAAGGGATCCATCCGAGAGAACCACTTCAGG GGCCTTCTGCAGAATGTGCGTTTCATCTTTGACACCCCAGTGGAAGACGTCCTCCTGACCAGAGACTGTGAGGCCACTAAGCAAG ATGACGCTAACATTGTGAGCGAGAGCGCAGAAATTGTGGACGTGAGCCCTTCCATCACAACAAACATAATAGGTCAGAAGACGGATGAGATGGGCGCAGATATGTGCGAACGCTCCTGCGAGGAACTGAGCACCATGTTCCAGGAGCTACAAGGCCTCCGTCATGTCGTCAGTAACCTTATTGATGGCCTGCAAAAAGTG ACAGAGGAGAACACACTCATGAAGGAGGCCCTTGGGAGGATTAAGAACcctaaagagaaaaacatgtgCTGGCAGGACGGCCGCCTGTTTGACGATGGAGAAGATTGGGTTGTGGACAGCTGCACCAAATGCACTTGCCAG GAGTCCAAGATCGTGTGTCACCAAATAACCTGCCCCCCAGTGGCCTGTGCCACCCCCTCGTTTATCGACGAGGAGTGCTGCCCCGTGTGTCTGC CTAAATACAGTGAGGATGGATGGTCCCCCTGGTCAGAGTGGACCGAGTGCACAGTCACCTGCGGGACAGGAACTCAGCAGAGGGGTCGGTCATGTGATGCAACCAGCAACCCCTGCACTGGACCTTCCATCCAGACCCGCAAGTGCAGCctgagcagatgtgacagcCGTG TTCGccaggatggaggatggagttTGTGGTCGCCGTGGTCCTCCTGCTCGGTGACCTGCGGGGAGGGACAGATCACCAGGATACGACACTGCAACGCCCCCATGCCGCAGCTGGGGGGCAAAGACTGCGAAGGAAGTGGACGTGAGACCCAGCGCTGCACCGCCGAGCCGTGTCCCG TGGACGGTGGTTGGGGTCCTTGGTCTCCATGGGCAACCTGTTCAGCCACATGTGGAGGGGGGGTCAGAAGTCGGACACGTGAGTGCAACAGCCCTCAGCCTCAGTACGGTGGCAAGAAGTGTATCGGGGAGGCGGACGACAGTGACAGCTGTATCAAAAAAGAATGTCCTATTG ATGGCTGTCTGTCTAACCCATGCTTTGGGGGAGTGGACTGCAACAGCTCTCCAGATGGATCCTGGGAATGTGGCCCGTGCCCTGTTGGTTTGCGTGGAAATGGCACCCACTGTGAGGACATCAACGAG TGTGACATGGTGCCCGATGTTTGCTTCAAGGTGATCGGATCGCGACGCTGCATCAACACCGACCCGGGTTTCCACTGCCTTCCCTGTCCAAAGCGATACAAGGGTAACCAGCCCTTCGGTATAGGCGTGGAGTCTGCCAACAAGAACAAACAG GTGTGTGAGCCAGAGAACCCATGCAAGGACAAGACCCACAACTGTCACAGATTTGCCGAGTGCATCTACATCAGCCACTTCAACGACCCCATGTACAAGTGTGAATGTCGGACCGGTTACGCTGGAGATGGCTTCATTTGTGGGGAAGACTCGGATTTGGACGGCTGGCCCAATCAAAACCTTGTTTGTGGGGCCAACGCCACTTATCACTGCAAGAAG GACAACTGCCCCAGCCTTCCCAACTCTGGACAAGAAGACTTTGACAAAGACGGTCAAGGAGATGCTTGTGACAAGGATGATGACAACGATGGAATAATTGATGAGAGG GACAACTGTGCCCTGCTTTTCAATCCtcgccagtttgactttgacAAGGATGAAGTTGGTGACCGATGCGACAACTGTCCCTATGAACACAACCCTGCTCAAATAGACACGGACCACAATGGAGAAGGGGATGCCTGCGCAGTGGACATTGATGGAGATG AAATTCTGAATGAGAACGACAACTGCCCCTATGTGTACAACGTTGAACAGAAGGACACTGACATGGATGGAGTTGGTGACCAGTGTGACAACTGTCCAATGCTGCACAACCCCGACCAA ACTGATGTGGACAGTGACCTGGTTGGAGATCAGTGTGACAACAACCAGGACATCGATGAAGATGGTCATCAGAACAACCTGGACAACTGTCCCTACGTGGCCAACGCCAACCAGGCCGACCATGACAAAGACGGAAAGGGAGACGCGTGTGactatgatgatgataatgacgaTATCCCTGACGACAAGGACAACTGCAGACTAACACCGAACACAGACCAGCTGGACTCTGACG gcgATGGAAGAGGGGACGCATGCAAAGATGACTTTGATAACGACAGCATCCCAGATTTTCTTGACGTTTGTCCAGAGAACAATGCCATCACTGCTACAGACTTCAGGAAGTTCCAGATGGTCCACCTGGATCCTAAGGGAACAACTCAGATAGATCCCAACTGGGTGGTGAGACACCAGGGCAAAGAGCTGGTCCAGACGGCCAACTCTGACCCAGGCATTGCAGTAG GTTTTGATGAGTTCAACGCTGTGGACTTCAGTGGAACGATGTatgtaaacacagacagagatgatgACTACGCAGGCTTTGTGTTTGGCTACCAGTCGAGTGGGCGCTTTTACGTGGTCATGTGGAAGCAGATCACACAGACTTACTGGGAGGACAAGCCTTCCAAGGCCTTTGGCATCTCTGGGGTTTCACTCAAAGTTGTCAACTCGACAACTGGCACAGGAGAAAACCTCAGGAATGCTCTGTGGCACACGGGCAACACTCCCGGACAG GTGCGTACTCTGTGGCATGACCCCAAAAACATTGGCTGGAAGGATTACACTGCCTACAGGTGGCATCTGATCCACAGACCAAAGACTGGGTTTATAAG GGTCGTGGTCTACGAAGGTAAACAGATCATGGCTGACTCAGGACCAGTTTATGACAAGACGTTCGCCGGTGGAAGGTTAGGCTTGTTTGTCTTCTCGCAGGAGCTGGTGTTCTTCTCCGACCTCAAGTATGAGTGCAGAG ATAAGCCGGAGTTGTCGACAATGTTCACAAG ATAG